CCTGGGTGTGGTATTGAGGATATGAAACAGCTCAAGTATGCCTGCACCAAAGATCTGCAGTACACCCCGGAGCAGGTTCAGCTTTTTACCCCCACCCCTTCGACCCGCTCCACCATAATGTACTGCACAGGTAAAGATCCCTTCACCGGTGAAAACCTCTTTGTCGACAAGAGTGTTTCTGGGCGTCAGAGGCAGATGTCTCTTTTGCTCTCTGCACCGGGGTTTCTTAAAAAGACGTGCGGTAATGATAAAAGACGTGGGGATGTGAAACGCTCTAAGCACCATACCAAAAGGGCTGTGGGTATTAAAAACGGAAAACCAAGAAAATAGGAATCCGATTGATTTCGGTCGAAAACCAAAAACAGAACATATGACATAAGTTATTCTGAATAAATGAGCATTCCCGGAGGAAAACGCTGAATGTTTTTGAAAATTGCAGCAGTCGGAAAGGTTAAGGACCGTAATATCAAAGCTAAATGCCAGGATTACATCTCAAGGATCAGCCACGATGCACAGCTGAGCATTTCTGAGATCAAAGACAGTGATCCGCAGACAGAGGGGCGCAAACTATTGCAAACAATGAAAGGAGAAAAAGCCTTTGTTTTCGCAATGGGTGAAGAGGGCAGGCAATACAGTTCAAGAGAATTCGCACGGCGTCTTGAATCCTGTAACCGTAGAGCGGTATTTGTAATAGGTGGGCCTGAGGGATTGAGCATGGAAGTCAAAGATTACGCAGCAGAGATTATTTCACTTTCCAGAATGACACTTACACATGAGCTGGCAAGACTGTTTCTTCTCGAGCAGTTATACAGGGGTATTTCAATCATTCACAACCGCAAATACCACAAAGATTAAGGAGAGGAGCACTCCTCCCTTATACCTCTTGAGGCATAATAAAAGTATGCTCCTCCTCAAATATTCCCGGGTTATCCGAGCTCATCCTTTGTTCTGTCATGCTCTTCACCAAGATCCGTTTCTTTTCCTTTCTGGTCCTTCAGTTTCATCTTTATGTGACCCCGTCCATCTGGTCTGTATTCAATCACCCCGACCTCTTTGTCGTTGTAATAGATAGGCTGTTCACCATAAGCACCTTCAGGGAAATTCGGGGTTGCTGCAAGATGAAAATATCCAACAATTGTTTCACCTTCCATGATACCTCCCCTTTTGAATTCAAAAGAACCCAACCGATCTATTAATATTACCCCTGAAAGGAGTATTATATTTTCAATTGGAGCTCGATAAAATCTTAAAACTACAGGCGGCAGATAAATGGGAAAAAAAGCATCGGATTCACAGTTGGACTTTCTATCCCCTCTGGATTACATACCTGGTCTTGGGCCAAAAAGAGTGGCTGCGCTGAAAGAATCGGGGATTTCAACGATTGGTGATTTTCTTAACTATTTACCAATTCGCTATATCGATAAAAGCAAAACCATACAGATGAAGGACTTGGGGGGGTACCAAAACAGAGTGTGCTCGGTGGTTGGAACGGTTGAGAGGGTAAGGCTTGAAAGGGGACGAAAAAAGCGGTTAAGAATACTGCTTAGGGATGAAACTTCAACCATGGAAGCGCTGTGGTTTCAGGGGCTGCATATATATGCAAAGAATTTTGAACAGGGAAAAAAGCTCATGCTCACAGGGAAAGTTACTTTTTATGGTCATTACCAGATGGTACACCCTATGGTAGATTTTATCTCTGAGGAGCAGGAGTGCTCACTCCGTCCTTTCTACCCTGTATACTCCATAAAAAAGGCAATGAGCGATGCCGGGATCACTCAGAAAAGCATCCAAAAATGCGTGAGGTGGATAATTAAGAACCTGAAAAATTATCCAAGAGTTCTGCCCCAATCCATCGAAAAAAACAAAGAATTTCCGCCTCTCAGGGAATCTCTGAAGCAGATCCATGACCCGGACAATGCTGCCAATCTCTCTGTCTACCACAAAAGGCTCACTTATGAGGAGTTTTATAAGATAGCTCTCTGTCTCAGATGGAACAGGAAAAAATTCTCACTGCCTGGAAGAAAAATGAAAGCCGGCCAGCTCTGTGAAAAAATGGAAACACTGCTGAGTTTTTCTCTTACTTCCGAGCAGAAAAAAGCTATAAAGCTCCTCTATGAGGATGCAGCATCTAATCACCGTATGCACCGGCTGCTTCAGGGCGATGTTGGCTCCGGAAAAACGCTGGTTGCCTTTTTTGCCTCACTCTGCTCGTTGAATGAAGGTCTTCAGGTTGCATGGATGGCTCCGACAGAAGTGTTGGCAAAACAGACATTTCAGGTACTGAACAAGTGGCTTGCACAACTGGGGATTACATCGGGAATTTTGTGTGGCGGTATCTCAAGCAAAGAGAAAACAGAAGCCCTTAAAAGTCTGGCATCGGGAGATACTCAGTTTATTGTAGGCACACATGCGCTATTTATGCCCTCGGTTGATTACAAAAAACTGGGAATGGTAATAATCGACGAGCAGCAGAGGTTTGGAGCACAGCAGCGACTGGCTCTTCAGGAAAAAGATTCAGCCTGTGACTTTCTTCTGCTCTCGGCAACACCTATTCCACAAACACTGGCCAAAACGGTATACGGGGATCTTGATGTAGTAACCTTAAAAGGTTTGCCGCCGGGGCGAGTTCCGGTTTCAACCCATGTGGTTGGCTCACATAAGCGGCAGGACATGGAGAAGTTCATTCTTGAACGGATCACTGAGGGTGAAAAAATTTATTATGTCGTCCCGAGGATCGATTCTTGTGAGGATGACGGGGAAATACGCAGTATCGATACGGTATACCAGGAACTGAAAAAAGGGCCACTGCGGGATATCGGTATAGAAATGATTCATGGGAAGATGTCACCGGAGCTCAGGGCACAGGCTATGGAACAGTTCAAAGACGGAAATTCAGGGATCCTTCTTGCCACAAGTATCATTGAGGTGGGGATAGATATTCCCGAAGCGACTATTATGGTAATAGAGAGCGGAGAGTACTTTGGTCTCTCGCAGCTTCATCAGTTGCGGGGGAGAGTCGGCAGAGGAGAGAGAAAGTCGTACTGTTTTATACTGTCAGATTTACCCGATGAGAAGGCGGGTTCAAGAGAGCGTTTACAGAAGTTTTGCTCAACAAATGACGGGTTTGAAATTGCCGAATACGATCTTCGGTTGCGGGGTCCCGGTGAAATGAGTGGGTTTCGTCAATCAGGCTTCGACGATTCCGGGATGGTGCGCGTTATGTGGAATTATGATATTTTTCAGGAAGTTACCAAAGATATCGATACCTTGTTTTCCTCCTGACTATAATGTTTGTCACATTTTGTTTGCTCAATAATTATATTCTATCTTATTTTTTTAGCTGAAACAAACTGACATTTAAGACTTTTTCACCTAAGGAGCGTCATTGAGCTTATGACAGCCCTCATTATTGTATGTACACTTTACGCATTTTGTTCTCTCATTTTACTGGCCTATGGAGTTCAGTGTTACGTATTGACCTATCTCTTTCTGAGAAAACGCAAGGAGAAAGTTACTTCTCAGGCGCAAACTATGAAACACTATGATACGGTAACCGATGAGTCACGCTATCCTCTTGCAGTTACTCAGCTGCCGATGTTTAATGAAAAACAGGTTGCATCGAGAGTAATTGAAGCCGCTGCGGCTATGGACTATCCTAAAAGCAGGCATGAGATTCAGGTGCTTGATGACAGTACCGATGATACCATTGACTATGTAAACAAAAGTGTTGAAAAGCTTAAAAAACAGGGATACAATATCTCTGTTGTCAGAAGAACCGACCGCACGGGGTTCAAAGCCGGAGCGCTCCAGAACGGTCTTAAGTTTACTGATGCAGAGTTTGTGGCCATCTTTGATGCTGATTTCGTTCCTCCAAAAGACTTCCTGAGAAAAGCACTGGCATTTTTCGTAGATAAACCAGAGCTTGGACTTGTCCAGGGACGCTGGACACATCTCAATAATAAATCTTCCCTTATCACCAGAGGGCAGGCTCTTGGTATTGATGGGCATTTCATGATCGAGCAGGCCGCAAGAAGCTGGAACGGGCTTTTTATGAACTTCAACGGAACCGCAGGAGTGTTCCGCAGAAAAGCTATTGAAACAAGTGGCGGGTGGCAGCACGATACTCTTACAGAGGATATGGACCTTTCTTACCGCATGCAACTTGCAGGCTGGAAAACCGAGTATGTTCCTGATCTGGCTGTGCCGGCTGAAATTCCGGAAGATATAAACGCCTTTAAAAATCAACAGTTCAGATGGGCTAAAGGATCAATTCAAACCGCGCTTAAAATCATTCCCAGACTCTGGGAGAGAAAGCTTCCGGCGTTTAAATTGTTACAGGCCGTTTTTCATCTTACACATTATGTGGTACATCCCCTGATGTTCCTGCTTGCACTGCTTACTATGCCTGTTCTTTTTTATGTAAAAGTGTTCCTGCCACCGTTCTGGTTTGCATGTGTCATATTTGCGATGATCCTGGCCACCAGCGGACCATCGACTATGTATATGGTTTCCCAGTACTATATGGGCAATAGGATCAAAAAGCAGATATTTCTCATACCTGCTATGATGCTTATAGGAACCGGACTGGCTGTTAACAATGGTAAAGCTGTTCTGGAGGCTCTGTTCAAAATGGAGTCACCTTTTCACCGCACCCCCAAAAAGGGACAGCAAAACGGTAAAACTGCTTATAAACCGATTAAGGATATCACATGTGTGATAGAAATCCTGCTGGGTATCTACTGCCTGATAAGTTTCAGAATGTTTTTGGGTTATACAAATTTTCTTGTATCTCCATTTTTGATGCTATACGCTTCAGGTTTTCTCTTCGTAGGGATAATCTCTATTATACATTTCAGAAAGCCAGAGTTGGTTGATCTGAAGATTCCGGTAAAAAGAACACTTTCCCTGTTAGTACCGGGATGGAATGTTTCAAAATGAAACAGGGGTGATCCATTATGAACACCCCTGAGGATCTGACCTCCTCCTGTATCCTCCCCAAAAACGGCTTGGCCATTTGGCACGGTTATTGTTTACACAACAGGCGACATCACAGAACTCTCAACACTTTTTAAAATTTCAGGAGGAAATTATGGGTAAGATTATTGGAATAGATCTTGGAACCACTAACTCATGTGTGTCGGTCATGGAAGCAGGAAAGCCTGTGGTGATTCCAAACCCAGAAGGCGGCAGAACATCTCCATCAATCGTTGGATTCACCAAATCAGGAGAACGCCTTGTCGGAGCAATCGCAAAACGTCAGGCAATCACCAACCCCGAAAACACAATCTATTCAATCAAAAGATTTATGGGAAGACGCCATAATGAGGTGCAGTCTGAGGAAACCAGGGTGCCCTATAATGTCGTAGGCGGAATGGAAGATCCGGTAAAGGTTAAAGTGGAGGATAAGGAGTTTTCTCCACCGGAAATCTCTGCAATGGTGATTCAGTACCTCAAGAAGGCTGCCGAAGATTATATCGGGGAAGAAGTCAAGGAAGCGGTTATTACGGTTCCGGCCTATTTTAATGATGCGCAGAGACAGGCTACAAAGGATGCAGGAAAAATCGCAGGCCTCGATGTAAAAAGAATTATTAATGAACCTACTGCTGCATCTCTGGCATATGGACTGGAGAAAAAGAAAAACGAAAAAATTGCGGTGTTCGACCTCGGAGGGGGAACTTTTGATATCTCTATCCTTGAGATCGGGGAAGGTGTTTTCGAAGTTAAATCTACAAACGGAGACACCCATCTGGGTGGAGATGATTTCGATAAGGTTCTCATCGACCATATAGCTGATGAGTTCAAGAGCTCAAACGGAATTGATCTGCGTAATGACCGCATGGCTCTGCAGCGTCTCAGGGAAGCTGCTGAAAAAGCAAAAATTGAGCTCTCTTCTGCAATGCAGACAAATATAAACCTGCCCTTTATTACAGCTGATGCAAGCGGACCAAAGCATCTGGATATGAATCTCTCAAGGGCAAAATTCGAGCAGCTCGTTTCAGGATTGGTGGATAGAGTGGTTGTACCCTGCAGAAAAGCTCTGGAGGATGCAAAGCTTGGTTTCAACGATATAGACGAAGTTATTCTGGTGGGTGGAACAACCAGAATACCTGCTATTATCAGCAAAGTTGAAGAGATCTTTGGAAAACCTGCTCACAAGGGTGTAAACCCCGATGAAGTTGTAGCTGTTGGGGCCGCAATACAGGGCGCGATCCTCAGCGGGGATGAGAGTGTAAAAGACGTTCTTCTTCTCGATGTTACCCCACTGTCTCTGGGTATAGAAACTATGGGTGGTGTGATGACAAAGCTGATCGAGAGAAATACCACTATCCCAACAAAGAAAAGTCAGGTCTTCTCTACTGCAGCAGACAGTCAGACCGCAGTTACTATCATGGTGTATCAGGGTGAAAGAGAAATGGCTGCTCACAACAGGTTGTTGGGTAAATTTGACCTTATGGATATTCCACCAGCGCCAAGAGGTGTTCCGCAGATTGAGGTGAGCTTTGATATCGACGCCAACGGTATCCTGAATGTAAGTGCAAAGGATCTGGGAACTGGTAAGCAGCAGCAGATTCGAATCGAATCTTCAAGCGGTCTCTCTGAGCAGGACATCGACAAGATGGTCAAAGAAGCCGAAGCCAATGCAGCACGGGATAAAGAGGAACGTGAAAAGATCGAGGTTAAAAACCAGGCTGATCAGCTCATTTACCAAACAGAAAAGACCATGGGTGAAATGGATGGAAAAATCTCCGATGAGGAGAAAGGAAAGATCCAGACCGCACTTGATGATCTTAAAGAGAAGGCAAAGGGCAATGATACTTCCGCTATTAAGGAAAGTA
The sequence above is a segment of the Chitinispirillum alkaliphilum genome. Coding sequences within it:
- a CDS encoding rRNA large subunit methyltransferase, yielding MFLKIAAVGKVKDRNIKAKCQDYISRISHDAQLSISEIKDSDPQTEGRKLLQTMKGEKAFVFAMGEEGRQYSSREFARRLESCNRRAVFVIGGPEGLSMEVKDYAAEIISLSRMTLTHELARLFLLEQLYRGISIIHNRKYHKD
- a CDS encoding ATP-dependent DNA helicase RecG → MGKKASDSQLDFLSPLDYIPGLGPKRVAALKESGISTIGDFLNYLPIRYIDKSKTIQMKDLGGYQNRVCSVVGTVERVRLERGRKKRLRILLRDETSTMEALWFQGLHIYAKNFEQGKKLMLTGKVTFYGHYQMVHPMVDFISEEQECSLRPFYPVYSIKKAMSDAGITQKSIQKCVRWIIKNLKNYPRVLPQSIEKNKEFPPLRESLKQIHDPDNAANLSVYHKRLTYEEFYKIALCLRWNRKKFSLPGRKMKAGQLCEKMETLLSFSLTSEQKKAIKLLYEDAASNHRMHRLLQGDVGSGKTLVAFFASLCSLNEGLQVAWMAPTEVLAKQTFQVLNKWLAQLGITSGILCGGISSKEKTEALKSLASGDTQFIVGTHALFMPSVDYKKLGMVIIDEQQRFGAQQRLALQEKDSACDFLLLSATPIPQTLAKTVYGDLDVVTLKGLPPGRVPVSTHVVGSHKRQDMEKFILERITEGEKIYYVVPRIDSCEDDGEIRSIDTVYQELKKGPLRDIGIEMIHGKMSPELRAQAMEQFKDGNSGILLATSIIEVGIDIPEATIMVIESGEYFGLSQLHQLRGRVGRGERKSYCFILSDLPDEKAGSRERLQKFCSTNDGFEIAEYDLRLRGPGEMSGFRQSGFDDSGMVRVMWNYDIFQEVTKDIDTLFSS
- a CDS encoding Glycosyl transferase codes for the protein MKHYDTVTDESRYPLAVTQLPMFNEKQVASRVIEAAAAMDYPKSRHEIQVLDDSTDDTIDYVNKSVEKLKKQGYNISVVRRTDRTGFKAGALQNGLKFTDAEFVAIFDADFVPPKDFLRKALAFFVDKPELGLVQGRWTHLNNKSSLITRGQALGIDGHFMIEQAARSWNGLFMNFNGTAGVFRRKAIETSGGWQHDTLTEDMDLSYRMQLAGWKTEYVPDLAVPAEIPEDINAFKNQQFRWAKGSIQTALKIIPRLWERKLPAFKLLQAVFHLTHYVVHPLMFLLALLTMPVLFYVKVFLPPFWFACVIFAMILATSGPSTMYMVSQYYMGNRIKKQIFLIPAMMLIGTGLAVNNGKAVLEALFKMESPFHRTPKKGQQNGKTAYKPIKDITCVIEILLGIYCLISFRMFLGYTNFLVSPFLMLYASGFLFVGIISIIHFRKPELVDLKIPVKRTLSLLVPGWNVSK
- a CDS encoding Chaperone protein DnaK: MGKIIGIDLGTTNSCVSVMEAGKPVVIPNPEGGRTSPSIVGFTKSGERLVGAIAKRQAITNPENTIYSIKRFMGRRHNEVQSEETRVPYNVVGGMEDPVKVKVEDKEFSPPEISAMVIQYLKKAAEDYIGEEVKEAVITVPAYFNDAQRQATKDAGKIAGLDVKRIINEPTAASLAYGLEKKKNEKIAVFDLGGGTFDISILEIGEGVFEVKSTNGDTHLGGDDFDKVLIDHIADEFKSSNGIDLRNDRMALQRLREAAEKAKIELSSAMQTNINLPFITADASGPKHLDMNLSRAKFEQLVSGLVDRVVVPCRKALEDAKLGFNDIDEVILVGGTTRIPAIISKVEEIFGKPAHKGVNPDEVVAVGAAIQGAILSGDESVKDVLLLDVTPLSLGIETMGGVMTKLIERNTTIPTKKSQVFSTAADSQTAVTIMVYQGEREMAAHNRLLGKFDLMDIPPAPRGVPQIEVSFDIDANGILNVSAKDLGTGKQQQIRIESSSGLSEQDIDKMVKEAEANAARDKEEREKIEVKNQADQLIYQTEKTMGEMDGKISDEEKGKIQTALDDLKEKAKGNDTSAIKESIESLTKASHAMAEALYKAAGAQGGAPGAEQAQQGGAQEQQKSPDDKNDGAEDADFEEVK